From a region of the Pseudanabaena sp. ABRG5-3 genome:
- a CDS encoding tetratricopeptide repeat protein: MSESQYSVNAQGANIGVIGNDAQVTQNFTQNIYLQSADYQRLVEQIRDTQESLEDVPASKPERRLKLAEKLQELKEQLEEFKSNVFKLYETFTKIEINTERLRQAKAHFDRGEFREADAVLKAEEMTEDLDRLIERERQLDRQRENVRDSREQIANEFLIKARLWVTFYDQPNRLEQTCEYFEEALRAARTGENLFEYAVFLQEHYKLKQAEQLYQEVLQIRRILATQNPATFLPDVATTLNNLAVLHNDTNEKAIALLEYTEALEIYRELATQNPTTFLPYVATTLNNLANLHSDTNEMAIALSEYTEALEIRRELAKQNPANFLPKVAMTLNNLAILHQNTNEMAIALSEYREALEIYRELAKQNPATFLPKVATTLNNLANLHSDTNEMGIALSEYREALEIRRELAKQNPATFLPDVALTLDNLGLLHRNTNEMEIALSEFTEALQIRRELAKQNPATFLPKVAMTLNNLAVLHRNTNEMAIALSKFTEALQIRRELAKQNPATFLPDVAMTLNNLAILHWNTNEMAISLSKFTEALQIRRELAKQNPATFLPKVADTLNNLAVLHQNTNEMTIALSEFTEALQIRRELAKQNPATFLPDVATTLNNLAILHEIINEMAIALSEYTEALEIYRELATQTPATFLPYVASTLNNLAIFLHRNTNETALAMSAHQEALQIYQDFAKKSPAVFQPKVDLVLKNIELLQNAPDERNNSGIENRQAPPTKPRSRSIKSRSWMQNICRGIKNLLRQS, translated from the coding sequence ATGAGTGAATCTCAATACAGTGTTAATGCTCAAGGAGCGAATATTGGGGTAATTGGCAACGATGCCCAAGTCACTCAGAATTTCACCCAAAATATTTATCTGCAATCGGCTGATTATCAACGATTGGTGGAGCAGATTCGGGATACTCAGGAAAGTTTGGAAGATGTGCCAGCGTCTAAACCAGAAAGGCGTTTGAAACTTGCTGAGAAACTGCAAGAACTGAAAGAGCAGTTAGAGGAGTTTAAGAGTAACGTTTTTAAGTTATATGAGACTTTTACTAAGATTGAGATTAATACGGAACGGTTAAGGCAGGCTAAGGCGCATTTTGATCGGGGGGAATTTCGAGAGGCGGATGCGGTGCTGAAGGCGGAGGAGATGACCGAGGATCTCGATAGGCTGATCGAGAGGGAGAGGCAACTGGATCGCCAAAGGGAAAATGTGCGGGACAGTAGAGAGCAGATCGCGAACGAGTTTTTAATTAAGGCGCGGCTATGGGTAACTTTTTATGACCAACCGAATCGTTTAGAGCAAACTTGTGAATATTTTGAAGAGGCTTTACGGGCGGCGCGGACAGGGGAAAACTTGTTTGAATATGCAGTATTTTTGCAAGAGCATTATAAGCTCAAGCAAGCCGAACAACTTTATCAAGAAGTCTTACAGATTAGAAGAATATTAGCGACCCAGAACCCTGCTACTTTTCTGCCAGATGTAGCAACGACGCTGAACAATTTGGCGGTTTTGCATAATGATACCAATGAAAAGGCGATCGCTCTATTGGAATATACAGAAGCCTTAGAGATTTATCGAGAATTAGCAACCCAGAATCCTACTACTTTTCTGCCATACGTGGCAACAACGCTGAACAATTTGGCGAATTTGCATAGTGATACCAATGAAATGGCGATCGCCCTCTCGGAATATACGGAGGCTCTAGAGATTAGACGCGAATTGGCAAAGCAGAATCCTGCTAATTTTCTGCCAAAAGTGGCAATGACGCTGAACAATTTGGCAATTTTGCATCAGAATACCAATGAAATGGCGATCGCCCTATCGGAATATAGGGAGGCTCTAGAGATTTATCGTGAGTTGGCAAAGCAGAATCCTGCTACTTTTCTGCCCAAAGTGGCAACAACGCTGAACAATTTGGCGAATTTGCATAGCGATACCAATGAAATGGGAATCGCCCTATCGGAATATAGGGAGGCTCTAGAGATCAGACGCGAATTGGCAAAGCAAAATCCTGCTACTTTTCTGCCAGATGTGGCATTGACGCTGGACAATTTGGGGCTTTTGCATCGGAATACCAATGAAATGGAGATCGCACTCTCGGAATTTACGGAGGCTCTACAGATTAGACGCGAATTGGCAAAGCAGAATCCTGCTACTTTTCTGCCAAAAGTGGCAATGACGCTGAACAATTTAGCGGTTTTGCATCGGAATACAAATGAAATGGCGATCGCCCTTTCGAAATTTACGGAGGCTCTACAGATTAGACGCGAATTGGCAAAGCAGAATCCTGCTACTTTTCTGCCAGATGTGGCAATGACGCTGAACAATTTGGCGATTTTGCATTGGAATACAAATGAAATGGCGATCTCACTCTCGAAATTTACGGAGGCTCTACAGATTAGACGCGAATTGGCAAAGCAGAATCCTGCTACTTTTCTACCCAAAGTGGCAGATACGCTGAACAATTTGGCAGTTTTGCATCAGAATACCAATGAAATGACGATCGCACTCTCGGAATTTACGGAGGCTCTACAGATTAGACGCGAATTGGCAAAGCAGAATCCTGCTACTTTTCTACCAGATGTGGCAACAACGCTGAACAATTTGGCGATTTTGCACGAGATTATCAATGAAATGGCGATCGCCCTGTCGGAATATACGGAAGCCTTAGAGATTTATCGAGAATTAGCGACCCAGACCCCTGCTACTTTTCTGCCATACGTGGCAAGTACGCTGAACAATTTGGCGATTTTTTTGCATAGGAATACCAATGAAACTGCTCTAGCAATGTCGGCACATCAAGAAGCTTTGCAGATTTATCAAGATTTTGCGAAAAAGAGTCCTGCTGTTTTTCAGCCAAAGGTGGATCTCGTACTTAAAAATATAGAGCTTTTACAAAATGCTCCTGACGAAAGGAATAACTCTGGGATTGAGAATAGACAAGCCCCACCCACAAAGCCGAGAAGTCGGTCAATCAAATCCCGTTCTTGGATGCAAAATATTTGCCGAGGGATCAAAAATTTGTTGAGACAGAGTTAA
- the serA gene encoding phosphoglycerate dehydrogenase codes for MPKVLVSDPIDQVGIDILSQVATVDVKTTLSPEELIQVLPEYDAIMIRSGTKLTKEAIEAGKNLKIIGRAGVGVDNVDVPTATRMGIVVVNSPEGNTIAAAEHTLAMMMSLSRFIPAANASLKGGKWDRKSFTGVEVYKKTLGILGLGKIGSHVATVAKSLGMRILAYDPFLTTERAEKLGVNLVDLEILLREADYITLHLPKTKDTAHLINADRIAIMKDGVRIINCARGGIIDEVAVAEAIKSGKIAGIALDVFENEPLEADSGLRELGANVILTPHLGASTEEAQTNVAVDVAEQIRDVLLGLPARSAVNIPGLRPDVWQKLKPYLQLAEMLGNLVGQLAGGRVDNLDVKLQGEIANSESQPIVVAALKGLLSPALRERVNFVNASIEAKERGIRVTETRDPSVEDYSGSIHLTAHGSQGQQSVTGALLGKSEIRITSINEFPINVAPTHYMLLTLHRDMPGIIGRIGSLLGNFNVNIASMQVGRRMVRGEAVMVLNIDDPLPSGLLDEIVHIQGVTDAFVVKL; via the coding sequence ATGCCCAAAGTTCTCGTTTCTGACCCCATCGATCAAGTCGGTATCGATATCCTCTCTCAAGTCGCCACCGTTGACGTAAAAACAACTCTCAGCCCTGAAGAGCTAATCCAAGTTCTTCCTGAATATGACGCAATCATGATCCGCTCTGGTACAAAACTCACCAAGGAAGCGATCGAAGCTGGTAAAAACCTCAAAATCATCGGTCGTGCTGGTGTTGGGGTCGATAACGTAGATGTTCCCACAGCAACCCGTATGGGCATTGTGGTAGTTAACTCTCCTGAAGGTAACACCATCGCCGCCGCCGAGCATACCCTCGCGATGATGATGTCTTTGTCTCGCTTTATCCCTGCGGCAAATGCATCCCTTAAGGGTGGCAAGTGGGATCGCAAGAGTTTTACTGGCGTTGAAGTTTATAAGAAAACCCTTGGTATTCTTGGCTTAGGTAAAATTGGCTCCCACGTTGCTACCGTTGCGAAATCCTTAGGAATGCGGATTCTTGCCTACGATCCATTCCTGACAACTGAACGCGCTGAGAAGCTCGGCGTAAATCTAGTGGATCTCGAAATTTTGCTCCGTGAAGCTGATTACATCACCTTGCACTTACCCAAAACTAAGGACACTGCTCACTTAATTAACGCCGATCGCATTGCGATTATGAAAGATGGTGTAAGAATCATTAACTGCGCTAGAGGCGGGATCATTGATGAAGTGGCAGTTGCTGAAGCTATTAAGAGCGGCAAAATTGCAGGTATTGCCCTTGATGTATTTGAGAATGAACCCCTTGAAGCTGATTCTGGTTTGCGTGAACTCGGCGCAAATGTCATCCTGACTCCTCACCTTGGCGCATCTACGGAAGAAGCACAAACCAACGTCGCTGTGGATGTTGCTGAACAAATTCGTGATGTATTGCTAGGCTTACCTGCGCGATCAGCAGTCAATATCCCCGGTCTTCGTCCCGATGTATGGCAAAAACTCAAGCCTTACCTCCAACTTGCCGAAATGTTGGGCAACTTGGTTGGACAATTGGCAGGCGGTCGTGTGGATAACCTAGATGTCAAACTTCAAGGTGAAATTGCTAACAGTGAAAGTCAACCCATCGTTGTAGCAGCGCTCAAGGGCTTGCTATCTCCTGCATTACGTGAGCGCGTTAACTTCGTCAACGCTAGCATTGAAGCTAAGGAGCGTGGCATCCGCGTCACTGAAACCCGCGATCCTTCCGTTGAAGATTACAGCGGTTCAATCCATCTGACTGCTCACGGTAGTCAAGGGCAACAATCAGTAACAGGAGCATTGCTCGGTAAGTCGGAAATTCGGATCACCAGCATCAACGAATTCCCCATCAACGTTGCACCAACTCATTACATGTTGTTGACTCTCCACCGCGATATGCCCGGTATCATCGGTCGGATCGGCTCCTTGCTTGGTAACTTCAATGTCAATATTGCCAGTATGCAAGTCGGTCGTCGCATGGTGCGCGGTGAAGCGGTAATGGTCTTGAACATTGACGATCCATTGCCTAGCGGTTTGCTGGATGAAATCGTGCATATCCAAGGCGTAACCGATGCTTTTGTGGTCAAGCTGTAA
- a CDS encoding ABC transporter substrate-binding protein, producing MGKTVTRFWAIALIALLSAVSLGSLFPQGSRAEGNVIAIAVAAPLSGDGASGGQEIVDSVKLYIDATNRDGGINGRQLKLNVFDDKGNVDGATQVANDIAKSEALVVLGHRSSDASIAAGSIYQDKKLPAITGTANNPKVTSDRPYYFRMIYTNPALAKTLSLYAQQVLQFKTASVIYDKASKNEQAQSEVIKSAFEANNNGKIQKIWVIDSDPNNRKASVQQIVNEIAAEPEAGILFLTLSKEEVAEDFLVALKQKGLKNSILGEQALGRESFAKRFEKYDEEKKNAGFFTDGMYVPLPILFDSAGADAQDFLTAYQKAYNKTPSYLGAKFYEAAIAAVDAIRRANPKGTNLEGDREQVRDALAKLNNRKVGIRGLTGLLYFNSDRNSDQPVRLAQFQNQKLISASQQFTQIANPERLNLPKEIQAGSIVQSGEQYFWRQRVVYAGMDINKLNRIDKATFTADFYVWFRYNGNDEPTEIQFPDAVSNSVNPTAPVFDGKAPIKAQVVNGLNYRLYRVRGEFRNAFDFRDYPFDSQRLNLRFDNPNLSTERLIYAIDKVGLRLPRPEAEERKPFQGLQLWNFKSITYFQDSSRSTSTQGDPDLFQSNAQVEYPGLSIRMTFQRKTLVFLSKNVLPLILLSLLTYCCLFFPYSMFVPRTMAPASALLSGIVLLLSFNNQLPEVGYTVAMEYVFYVYFCLCLLPILVTVIGTKLDKDGHKKAFKYLNIASWIVYPLILIITISTFAIAYSDRLV from the coding sequence ATGGGCAAGACAGTTACAAGATTTTGGGCGATCGCCTTAATCGCACTTTTGAGCGCCGTATCGCTTGGTAGCCTATTTCCACAAGGTTCAAGGGCTGAGGGAAATGTGATCGCGATCGCGGTTGCGGCTCCTCTAAGCGGCGATGGAGCCAGTGGTGGACAGGAAATCGTCGATAGCGTCAAACTATATATTGATGCGACTAATCGGGATGGGGGGATCAATGGTCGTCAGCTTAAATTAAATGTTTTTGATGACAAGGGTAATGTGGATGGGGCAACTCAAGTCGCTAACGACATTGCCAAAAGTGAGGCTCTTGTAGTTTTAGGGCATCGCTCCTCTGATGCTTCGATCGCTGCGGGTAGCATCTATCAAGACAAGAAATTACCAGCGATTACGGGGACAGCAAATAATCCCAAAGTTACGAGCGATCGCCCCTACTATTTTCGGATGATTTATACCAATCCTGCCCTTGCTAAGACTTTGTCACTGTATGCCCAGCAGGTATTGCAATTCAAAACTGCGAGTGTAATCTACGATAAGGCTAGCAAAAATGAACAAGCCCAATCAGAAGTAATTAAGTCCGCCTTTGAAGCTAACAATAATGGCAAAATTCAAAAAATTTGGGTGATCGATTCTGACCCCAATAATCGCAAAGCTTCAGTGCAGCAAATTGTCAATGAAATTGCCGCCGAGCCTGAAGCGGGAATTTTGTTCTTAACTTTATCTAAAGAAGAGGTTGCTGAAGATTTTTTGGTCGCTCTCAAACAAAAGGGGTTAAAGAATTCGATTTTGGGTGAGCAAGCTCTTGGTAGAGAAAGCTTTGCCAAACGCTTTGAAAAATATGATGAAGAGAAGAAAAATGCAGGATTCTTTACCGATGGAATGTATGTGCCATTGCCAATCTTGTTTGACAGTGCAGGAGCCGATGCTCAAGACTTCTTGACTGCTTACCAAAAAGCCTATAACAAAACTCCCTCATACTTAGGTGCAAAGTTTTATGAGGCAGCGATCGCCGCAGTGGATGCTATTCGCAGAGCTAATCCTAAAGGGACAAATTTAGAGGGAGATCGCGAACAGGTGCGTGATGCGCTCGCGAAACTAAATAATCGTAAGGTGGGCATCAGAGGCTTAACAGGGTTGCTTTATTTCAACAGCGATCGCAATAGCGATCAGCCCGTGCGCCTTGCTCAATTCCAAAACCAAAAATTGATTTCTGCATCCCAGCAATTTACGCAGATCGCTAATCCTGAGCGCTTGAATTTACCAAAAGAAATCCAAGCTGGAAGTATTGTTCAGTCGGGTGAACAATATTTTTGGCGGCAGCGCGTAGTTTATGCGGGAATGGATATCAATAAGCTGAATCGCATTGATAAGGCAACTTTTACCGCCGATTTTTATGTGTGGTTCCGCTATAACGGCAATGATGAACCTACGGAGATTCAGTTTCCTGATGCGGTCAGTAATAGTGTTAATCCCACTGCGCCTGTATTTGACGGCAAAGCACCAATCAAAGCTCAGGTAGTCAATGGCTTAAACTATCGTCTCTATCGGGTGCGTGGTGAGTTTCGGAATGCCTTTGATTTTCGCGATTATCCCTTTGATTCGCAAAGACTCAATTTGCGGTTTGATAATCCTAATCTATCGACGGAGCGGTTGATTTATGCGATCGATAAGGTTGGCTTAAGATTGCCAAGACCTGAAGCCGAGGAACGTAAACCATTTCAAGGACTACAGCTTTGGAATTTTAAAAGTATTACCTATTTCCAAGACTCATCACGCAGTACTTCCACTCAAGGCGATCCTGATTTGTTTCAGTCAAATGCTCAAGTGGAATACCCTGGGTTAAGTATTCGCATGACTTTTCAACGCAAAACCTTAGTATTTCTATCGAAGAATGTGTTGCCGTTGATTTTGCTCTCGCTTTTAACCTATTGCTGCCTGTTCTTCCCCTATTCGATGTTTGTGCCTCGCACGATGGCTCCTGCCTCAGCATTACTATCAGGAATTGTGTTGTTGCTTTCCTTTAACAATCAACTGCCTGAAGTTGGCTACACCGTAGCGATGGAATATGTATTTTATGTCTATTTCTGTTTATGTTTACTACCGATTCTGGTCACAGTAATCGGCACAAAACTGGATAAAGATGGGCATAAAAAAGCGTTTAAATATCTAAATATCGCTTCTTGGATTGTCTATCCATTGATTTTGATCATCACTATTTCGACTTTTGCGATCGCCTATAGCGATCGCTTGGTCTAG
- a CDS encoding NAD(P)H-quinone oxidoreductase subunit J: MADNQEAALTTTEATAPVSQWLTNNGFEHEFLGFDQQGVPILKIDRQFLLPFSTALYAYGFNYLMCQCGYDAGAGDSLVSVYHLAKLTDEGIDKSDHLEEVRVKVFLPRTDPRCPSVYWIWKTADWQERETFDMYGIIYEGHPNLKRILMPEDWIGYPMRKDYVTPDFYELQDAY, from the coding sequence TTGGCAGATAATCAAGAAGCAGCATTGACTACAACTGAGGCAACTGCCCCAGTGTCTCAATGGCTAACTAATAATGGTTTCGAGCATGAATTTTTAGGGTTTGACCAACAAGGCGTTCCCATTCTCAAAATCGATCGCCAGTTTTTACTTCCCTTTTCCACGGCGCTCTATGCCTATGGCTTTAACTACTTGATGTGTCAATGTGGTTATGATGCGGGTGCTGGTGATAGTTTGGTGAGTGTTTACCATCTCGCGAAGCTGACCGATGAGGGTATTGATAAAAGCGATCACCTTGAGGAAGTCCGCGTTAAGGTATTTCTCCCTCGCACCGATCCCCGTTGTCCATCGGTCTACTGGATTTGGAAAACTGCCGACTGGCAAGAGCGCGAAACCTTCGATATGTACGGCATCATCTACGAAGGTCATCCCAATCTCAAGCGAATTCTCATGCCCGAAGACTGGATCGGCTATCCGATGCGAAAGGACTATGTCACGCCAGACTTTTACGAATTGCAAGACGCATATTAA
- a CDS encoding CHRD domain-containing protein yields the protein MIQAVRRYQKFLSNLVLGITICLLAINFDAPAQSHNLSSASINSPIDTSISLATYQQQAEAELLAQNNLISQSSNFTRFAAILSGDEVYPSPVSTTAGGAVGAALNGNRLVVRGGFYNLSSALRDYATDPLTPPNPKVTSGVHIHQGAANANGPFQYALQIQVNSDGLSGKVKGEYELTDAQLQALNSGGLYVDIHTKSNRAGELRGILKVQS from the coding sequence ATGATTCAGGCTGTTAGAAGATATCAGAAATTTTTATCAAACCTAGTTCTTGGCATCACTATCTGCCTACTTGCAATAAATTTTGATGCCCCAGCCCAATCTCATAATCTTTCATCAGCAAGTATTAATTCGCCGATTGATACTTCTATCAGTTTAGCAACCTATCAACAGCAAGCTGAGGCAGAATTACTTGCCCAAAATAATTTGATTAGCCAGAGTTCTAATTTCACTAGATTTGCAGCCATCTTATCAGGCGATGAGGTTTATCCCAGCCCCGTATCAACTACAGCAGGTGGTGCAGTAGGAGCCGCTCTCAATGGCAATCGTCTAGTTGTGCGTGGTGGTTTTTATAATCTAAGTAGCGCTTTACGCGACTATGCAACGGATCCTTTAACCCCTCCCAATCCAAAAGTTACTTCAGGTGTCCATATTCATCAAGGTGCGGCAAATGCCAATGGTCCTTTCCAGTACGCTTTGCAAATACAGGTTAATTCCGATGGCTTAAGCGGCAAAGTTAAGGGGGAATACGAGCTAACGGATGCACAACTTCAAGCGCTTAACAGTGGTGGCTTATATGTTGATATTCACACCAAGTCTAATCGTGCGGGCGAGTTACGCGGCATTTTGAAAGTACAGTCATAA
- a CDS encoding alpha/beta fold hydrolase, producing the protein MSSVIIQGAKHRYNLTSPSQSRAKSSCTIAFLHGWMLSQAYWQPLINHLQTDFQCLTYDLRGFGDSQIGDHDDYSLVSYARDLEELLDRLEINQVWLVGHSLGGAIALWAANLLSDRILGVVCLNAGGGIYIKEEFEKFRTAGKIILKLRPKWLQSLPLVHAQFAKDSVQNPLDIYWGKQRAIDFVSAKYVAAKGTLLDSTSEEEVHKLPQIVSKLRQPVYFIAGANDTIMEPKYVRHLASFHPSFNGYGENVFELPNCGHMAMLEQTGLLHNVLLDLLADPVTSSCL; encoded by the coding sequence ATGTCTAGCGTCATCATTCAAGGAGCAAAACACCGTTACAATCTCACTTCACCATCGCAGTCGAGGGCTAAATCCTCTTGTACAATTGCTTTTCTGCATGGTTGGATGCTTAGTCAGGCTTATTGGCAACCATTGATTAATCATTTGCAGACAGATTTTCAATGTTTGACTTATGATTTGCGGGGGTTTGGTGATTCGCAAATTGGCGATCACGATGATTATTCGCTAGTTAGCTATGCACGAGATTTAGAAGAGTTGCTGGATCGACTAGAAATAAATCAAGTTTGGCTCGTTGGACATTCCCTAGGTGGGGCGATCGCTCTATGGGCCGCTAATTTACTTAGCGATCGCATTTTGGGAGTGGTCTGCCTGAATGCGGGTGGTGGTATTTATATCAAAGAAGAATTCGAGAAGTTTCGTACCGCAGGCAAAATTATTCTCAAATTACGCCCTAAATGGTTGCAAAGCTTACCGCTAGTTCATGCTCAATTTGCTAAAGATAGTGTTCAAAATCCTTTAGATATCTATTGGGGAAAACAAAGAGCGATCGATTTTGTATCGGCAAAATATGTTGCGGCAAAAGGAACTTTGCTAGATTCTACTAGTGAAGAAGAAGTGCATAAATTGCCTCAAATTGTCTCAAAGTTGCGCCAACCTGTATATTTTATTGCGGGAGCCAATGACACAATTATGGAACCTAAATACGTGCGTCATCTCGCTAGTTTTCATCCTTCCTTTAATGGCTATGGCGAGAATGTGTTTGAACTTCCCAACTGTGGACATATGGCAATGCTTGAGCAGACAGGACTATTACACAATGTGTTACTGGACTTACTAGCAGATCCTGTGACTTCATCCTGTCTCTAA
- a CDS encoding adenine phosphoribosyltransferase translates to MDFKSIIRDIPDFPQQGIIFRDITPLLAHHDGLTAIIQGFKTKFAELNIGEIDCIIGIESRGFILGAALAMSLGCSFVPVRKPKKLPSAVFRVEYSLEYGTDTLEIHQDALAVGERVVIIDDVIATGGTAAATAKLIKQAGAELLGYGFLIELDFLNGRKALPEVPIVSLVNY, encoded by the coding sequence ATGGACTTTAAAAGCATTATTCGCGATATTCCTGATTTTCCACAGCAAGGTATCATTTTTCGAGATATTACGCCTTTGTTAGCGCATCATGATGGCTTAACCGCAATTATCCAAGGCTTTAAAACAAAATTTGCAGAATTGAATATTGGGGAGATCGATTGTATTATCGGGATTGAGTCGCGAGGCTTTATCCTTGGCGCAGCGCTTGCCATGTCTTTAGGTTGTAGCTTTGTGCCAGTCCGCAAACCAAAAAAGTTACCATCGGCAGTATTTCGAGTTGAATATTCTTTGGAGTATGGAACTGATACCTTAGAGATACATCAAGATGCGCTCGCAGTAGGTGAGAGAGTAGTCATCATCGATGATGTGATTGCTACAGGTGGGACTGCGGCGGCTACGGCGAAATTGATTAAGCAAGCTGGGGCGGAACTCCTTGGTTATGGATTTTTGATCGAGCTAGATTTTCTCAATGGTAGGAAAGCTTTACCAGAAGTTCCCATTGTTTCGTTAGTGAACTATTAG
- a CDS encoding sulfite exporter TauE/SafE family protein, with protein MDLQYLLIFVAALFAGGLNGIAGGGSFILFPALMFAGIPPIPANATNSIALLPGTLASAGAYRHEFAKDKRALIQVCVLGAIGGLVGAILLLRTPPVVFLRILPYLLLIATLAFAFSKKLTAWVELQQERFAKLRQLRTILVTMLQLIVAVYGGFFGGGMGILFLASFALMGMTNIHRMNAYKTILTSCINAITVIPFVIAGAILWQQGAIAAIGAAIGGYISAHYAQKIAPILVKRFVIGVGTVMTLYFFIKSWIS; from the coding sequence ATGGATCTACAATATTTACTGATTTTTGTGGCAGCCTTGTTTGCTGGGGGACTAAATGGGATTGCAGGGGGAGGAAGTTTCATTCTATTTCCTGCACTGATGTTTGCTGGTATACCACCAATTCCTGCGAATGCGACTAACTCGATCGCTTTATTACCGGGGACATTAGCCAGTGCTGGAGCCTATCGCCATGAATTTGCTAAAGATAAACGGGCTTTGATTCAGGTCTGTGTATTAGGTGCGATCGGTGGGCTAGTTGGGGCAATTTTGCTTTTAAGAACACCACCTGTAGTTTTTTTGCGAATCCTACCCTATCTATTACTAATCGCCACTTTAGCCTTTGCTTTTAGCAAAAAGTTAACTGCTTGGGTAGAGTTGCAGCAGGAGCGTTTTGCCAAGCTTAGGCAGTTACGAACGATATTAGTAACAATGTTGCAGCTAATTGTGGCGGTCTATGGTGGCTTTTTTGGTGGAGGCATGGGGATCTTATTTCTTGCCTCCTTTGCTTTGATGGGGATGACCAATATCCATCGGATGAATGCTTACAAGACGATATTGACCAGTTGTATTAATGCGATCACCGTTATTCCTTTTGTGATTGCAGGGGCAATCCTCTGGCAACAGGGGGCGATCGCGGCAATTGGCGCGGCGATTGGTGGATATATCAGCGCTCACTATGCTCAAAAGATTGCACCGATTTTAGTCAAGCGCTTTGTAATTGGCGTTGGTACAGTGATGACGCTGTACTTTTTTATTAAAAGTTGGATTTCCTAA
- a CDS encoding biotin transporter BioY: MPKPLQLMWALSGLLLTIASTFIQPSMLLPSLAGQGNNIAIESISVTMQIGAVLLTGCLGGKNAALLSQIAYITLGLSGLSVFYQGGGLGYLKSPAFGYLLGFLPGGWLCGFLAFLRPPSIERMAISCVGGLLAIHLVGIVYLIAIQLPNFSAIQSSLWQYSIQVLSGQFLVVCATIVIATISRKLLFY, encoded by the coding sequence GTGCCGAAACCATTACAGCTAATGTGGGCTTTGTCTGGACTGTTGCTGACAATTGCTAGCACTTTCATTCAACCATCTATGCTTTTGCCATCCCTTGCAGGTCAGGGAAATAATATTGCGATCGAATCGATTAGCGTTACCATGCAAATTGGAGCAGTTTTGCTTACAGGCTGTCTTGGGGGCAAAAATGCTGCTCTTTTATCGCAAATTGCATATATTACCTTAGGTTTGAGTGGACTTAGCGTTTTTTACCAAGGTGGAGGACTAGGCTATCTCAAGTCACCTGCCTTTGGATATCTATTGGGATTTTTACCTGGCGGATGGCTCTGTGGATTTCTAGCTTTTTTGAGACCCCCAAGCATAGAACGGATGGCAATTAGTTGTGTTGGCGGATTATTAGCAATTCACCTAGTGGGCATCGTTTATTTAATTGCTATTCAGCTACCTAATTTCAGCGCGATCCAGTCGTCATTGTGGCAATATTCTATCCAAGTGTTATCTGGTCAGTTTTTAGTTGTGTGCGCCACTATTGTCATTGCCACTATTTCCCGAAAATTATTGTTTTACTAG
- a CDS encoding Uma2 family endonuclease: MTATTIRKTNSPSPIAEQNRPLAEHRVILHNVSWHTFENLLTDLGDRRKTLFHYLNDTLEIMSPLSLHEGSSRFFDRLLTVYVDELEIDMRCLGSLLMKIPELKIGGEPDSCYYLKNELRIRAQENVIVGQDPPPDLVLEVDITNPSDRRLPIYALLNVPEVWRYDGYSLEFLALENGEYKPIAKSLAFPDLPSAIIVEYVQQRLILGESGTLREFRKWVRANVVRL, encoded by the coding sequence ATGACCGCCACGACAATCAGAAAAACTAATTCCCCATCGCCGATCGCTGAGCAAAACCGCCCCCTTGCCGAACATCGCGTGATTTTGCATAACGTTAGTTGGCATACTTTTGAAAATTTACTTACCGATCTAGGCGATCGCCGCAAGACTTTATTTCATTACCTCAATGACACTCTCGAAATTATGTCGCCACTCTCACTTCACGAAGGTAGCAGTCGCTTTTTTGATAGATTACTAACGGTTTATGTAGATGAACTAGAAATTGATATGCGATGTCTAGGTTCTTTGCTAATGAAAATACCTGAACTAAAAATAGGTGGTGAACCAGATTCTTGTTATTACCTCAAAAATGAGTTAAGGATTCGCGCTCAAGAGAATGTGATTGTTGGGCAAGATCCACCGCCTGATTTAGTTTTAGAAGTTGATATCACAAATCCAAGTGATCGCCGTTTGCCGATATATGCCTTGCTAAATGTGCCTGAAGTGTGGCGCTATGATGGCTATAGTTTGGAATTTCTCGCTCTAGAGAATGGAGAATATAAACCGATTGCGAAGAGTTTAGCCTTTCCTGATTTGCCATCCGCAATCATTGTCGAATATGTGCAGCAGCGCTTAATTTTAGGGGAAAGTGGAACTTTAAGAGAATTTCGGAAATGGGTAAGAGCTAATGTTGTACGGTTGTAG